The Dendropsophus ebraccatus isolate aDenEbr1 chromosome 3, aDenEbr1.pat, whole genome shotgun sequence genome includes a region encoding these proteins:
- the PISD gene encoding phosphatidylserine decarboxylase proenzyme, mitochondrial isoform X3 — MSRSALKLRSWPLTILYYLLPFAALRPLARVGWRPTSRVAIYKSVPTRLLSRAWGRLNQVELPTWLRKPVYSLYIWTFGVNMKEAAVEDLHHYRNLSEFFRRKLKPQARPVCDSHSVISPSDGKILHFGRVKNCEVEQVKGVTYSLESFLGPQNWTENLPISKTSFQDQLVTKEGNELYHCVIYLAPGDYHCFHSPTDWNVYHRRHFPGSLMSVNPGVARWIKELFCYNERVVLTGGWKHGFFSLTAVGATNVGSIRIYFDRDLQTNSPRYSKGSHNDMSYVTNNNQDGIVMRKGEQLGEFNLGSTIVLIFEAPKDFTFNLKAGQKIHFGEAVGSL; from the exons ATGTCTAGGTCTGCACTGAAACTGCGCTCCTGGCCTCTCACAATCCTTTATTACCTCTTACCGTTTGCTGCACTTAGGCCCTTGGCTAGAGTGGGATGGAGACCTACCAGCAGG GTTGCCATCTACAAGTCTGTGCCGACCAGACTGCTTTCACGGGCTTGGGGTCGCCTGAATCAGGTGGAATTGCCAACATGGTTAAGGAAACCTGTTTACAGTCTTTATATTTGGACTTTTGGTGTGAATATGAAAGAGGCAGCGGTGGAAGATTTGCACCATTACCGAAATCTCAGCGAGTTCTTCCGAAGGAAACTGAAGCCACAGGCTCGACCTGTATGCGACTCCCATAGTGTG ATCAGCCCATCTGATGGAAAGATTCTACACTTTGGCAGAGTGAAAAACTGTGAAGTGGAGCAGGTTAAAGGGGTAACCTATTCACTGGAATCCTTCCTGGGACCACAGAACTGGACTGAGAATCTACCCATCAGCAAGA CTTCATTCCAGGACCAGCTAGTAACAAAGGAAGGAAATGAGTTGTATCACTGTGTCATTTACCTGGCCCCTGGTGACTATCACTGCTTTCACTCACCAACAGACTGGAACGTGTATCATAGGCGGCATTTTCCAG GATCTTTAATGTCCGTAAACCCAGGAGTTGCTCGGTGGATAAAAGAGTTATTCTGTTACAATGAACGTGTTGTACTGACGGGGGGATGGAAACATGGATTCTTCTCACTTACTGCAGTCGGTGCTACCAATGTTGGATCCATCCGCATATATTTTGATAGG GATTTACAAACTAACAGCCCACGTTACAGCAAAGGATCTCACAATGATATGAGCTATGTAACGAACAATAACCAGGATGGCATTGTAATGAGGAAAGGAGAACAGCTGGGAGAATTCAACCTTGGTTCTACTATAGTTCTAATTTTCGAAGCCCCAAAGGATTTTACATTTAACCTGAAGGCTGGACAGAAAATCCACTTTGGAGAGGCTGTGGGCTCTCTGTAG
- the PISD gene encoding phosphatidylserine decarboxylase proenzyme, mitochondrial isoform X1 has product MVRCRKPLVNSLPSRCNLRKVKLHVRRTRAASATNSAREEQADPSEPAKFDNSSSTRRARFRLQFPQLALRRRLGQLTCMSRSALKLRSWPLTILYYLLPFAALRPLARVGWRPTSRVAIYKSVPTRLLSRAWGRLNQVELPTWLRKPVYSLYIWTFGVNMKEAAVEDLHHYRNLSEFFRRKLKPQARPVCDSHSVISPSDGKILHFGRVKNCEVEQVKGVTYSLESFLGPQNWTENLPISKTSFQDQLVTKEGNELYHCVIYLAPGDYHCFHSPTDWNVYHRRHFPGSLMSVNPGVARWIKELFCYNERVVLTGGWKHGFFSLTAVGATNVGSIRIYFDRDLQTNSPRYSKGSHNDMSYVTNNNQDGIVMRKGEQLGEFNLGSTIVLIFEAPKDFTFNLKAGQKIHFGEAVGSL; this is encoded by the exons ATGGTGAGATGCCGGAAACCTCTAGTAAATTCTCTACCATCCAGATGTAACCTGCGCAAAGTGAAACTTCATGTTCGCAGGACACGAGCAGCCAGTGCCACCAACTCTGCCAGGGAAGAACAAGCTGACCCATCAGAACCAGCAAAATTCGACAATAGCTCTTCGACCAGACGGGCACGCTTCAG GTTGCAGTTCCCTCAGCTGGCTCTCAGACGGAGGTTGGGGCAGCTGACCTGTATGTCTAGGTCTGCACTGAAACTGCGCTCCTGGCCTCTCACAATCCTTTATTACCTCTTACCGTTTGCTGCACTTAGGCCCTTGGCTAGAGTGGGATGGAGACCTACCAGCAGG GTTGCCATCTACAAGTCTGTGCCGACCAGACTGCTTTCACGGGCTTGGGGTCGCCTGAATCAGGTGGAATTGCCAACATGGTTAAGGAAACCTGTTTACAGTCTTTATATTTGGACTTTTGGTGTGAATATGAAAGAGGCAGCGGTGGAAGATTTGCACCATTACCGAAATCTCAGCGAGTTCTTCCGAAGGAAACTGAAGCCACAGGCTCGACCTGTATGCGACTCCCATAGTGTG ATCAGCCCATCTGATGGAAAGATTCTACACTTTGGCAGAGTGAAAAACTGTGAAGTGGAGCAGGTTAAAGGGGTAACCTATTCACTGGAATCCTTCCTGGGACCACAGAACTGGACTGAGAATCTACCCATCAGCAAGA CTTCATTCCAGGACCAGCTAGTAACAAAGGAAGGAAATGAGTTGTATCACTGTGTCATTTACCTGGCCCCTGGTGACTATCACTGCTTTCACTCACCAACAGACTGGAACGTGTATCATAGGCGGCATTTTCCAG GATCTTTAATGTCCGTAAACCCAGGAGTTGCTCGGTGGATAAAAGAGTTATTCTGTTACAATGAACGTGTTGTACTGACGGGGGGATGGAAACATGGATTCTTCTCACTTACTGCAGTCGGTGCTACCAATGTTGGATCCATCCGCATATATTTTGATAGG GATTTACAAACTAACAGCCCACGTTACAGCAAAGGATCTCACAATGATATGAGCTATGTAACGAACAATAACCAGGATGGCATTGTAATGAGGAAAGGAGAACAGCTGGGAGAATTCAACCTTGGTTCTACTATAGTTCTAATTTTCGAAGCCCCAAAGGATTTTACATTTAACCTGAAGGCTGGACAGAAAATCCACTTTGGAGAGGCTGTGGGCTCTCTGTAG